The DNA window ctcccccatgccttgggcacagcaggaaaaaaaagacaaaaaccaagcCTCGACAGGATATGGTTAGAGGCGCCCACACTCTTCACCGCCACGCCATGCCACTCCTCTGAACCCCATTTCCGCATCAGTAAAATGCAGTCAACAATAGCACCTACCCTACACtgtgagaatgaaagaaaataaacttgtcaAGCATTTAGCCTGGTGCTCATGTGAGCCCTCCATCAACACAGGGGGTGGGTTCCTTAATTTACCCAGCCCTCTTCTTTGGTGTCATTGGCGGTAGGGCTTCGCTatttttacagtgttctctcCATGTGGTGTCTGTTCCCTCCAGCAGCTCCCTTGCCAGGACCTCTTTCAAGCCCCAAAGCCCCCAGCTGGTGGGGGAATCCGCCCACATCCACATCCCTTCTTTCCACTCAGGAAGGTCCTTCTTAGTATCACTGATCACTAGAGCTACGCAGCTCTGCCCTCGGAGCACTCACATGGGGACAGGCTGGGATCTTCACCTGCCCGATCCGAGCATAGCTCTGCCCAGGAAACATGCCCTCATTGATGGCAGCTCTTACTTTTGGTGTccccagtattttttaaatgttaaaccgTTCTAGTCATCAACGAGGTATGTCACTTCAGTTATTTTGGGGGCTGGCATCGTTACGCATTTGCTCAATTTTCATGTCCTGTGTGACGGCTCTGCTGGGCACAGGGCTACCCCCAGGAAGCTCCCTGCTCTACAGACAAGTGGCATCGGAGAAAGGCCCTCCAGGAGGAGGGAACTGCATGACCAGAAGCAAGGAAGCCTGGAGATGTACATTGTttgagggaaggggctggagaggCTGAAGCCGGGGCCCTGGATGTACCAAGGAGGAAGCTAGGAGGTTCTTTACTTCCCAGCCCTTATCTGTCCCTAGCGATGACAGGTAGAGCAGGTGGAAAGCTGCCCAAAGGCTTCTGATTTGGCAGACCTGACCTCTGGGCCTGTTCTCTGGGTTTGTGCGCCccagggcctcagttttcccatctaagCAATGGGAGCTGGTCTGTGTTTTCAGAAGGGCCTTCCATCTATAAAAGATCTTGAACCTTGCAACCCAGGGGCCCCTCCCAGAGCCTGGGTTTCCTGTTTAGGGTCTTATCCAGCTCTGGGTCTGCGCAATCAACGAGGTCAACCCCCCCCCTCCTACAACCAGTGTGCGATGACGGACGCCTCCCGGACCAATGCGGTACACAGCGAAGCCAGGGGGCGGGGCAGACGCACATCCGAACTCACCCTCTACTTAAATCTAGACCAACCAGCGTCGAGCTCGGCATGTGCGCGGTAGGGTCACCGACCACTGCTATCTGAGCATGCGCAATCTCTCGCCTAAGGCCTCCTCCCGCCTCGCATGCGCAGCGCGCCGCGGTCGGAttgaggggagaagggaagacaCGAACCTTGGTTCCATCCTTAAAGTCAGGGAGCTCTCCTCGGCCCTCCTGTATCACACGCTTTTGGATCCCGTCCTCCCGGAGTCTTGCGATGATATCCGCCATCCTCCTTCCCCGCTGCTCTCTTTCGGCAACTTCCGGACTCGCTCGGCAGCTTCCGGACCTGCTTCGGCAACTTCTAGCACTTCGGCAACTTCCGAGCTGGCGCCATTTTGGCTGAGGGCAGACGCCAAAAAGGGCCCGAACGTGGAGGCGGACGGTGATTGGTTCTCTGTGCGGCGCTGAGCGCGCGGGTCCAATCGGGGGCGGGGCCTAAGACGGTCCAAGGGGAGGGCCCGGGCCTGTCAGAAAGGCGGGGTTGGAGTCCGCCCCGCGGGGCGAGGGCGTCCCTAACAATTATGTCATTGAACTGATTTCCAGAGGGCCCTCCCACGTGGCCGTGAGCCACTCCATTTAAAGTAGTAGAAGTATAAGAGCATTAGGGAGCTGGAATGGGGCGAGGGGAGCTCGACCGTAACGCCACCCCCTAAAACTACTATTTTCGGGTATTCCTTTCTAGGCTTTCCTTTCTTTGAGCATATCTAGCACCATAGTCGTGACTTTTGGGTCCTGGATGTTCCTCTTTGACAAAAGAAGTGGATAGGCgttcccagttgtggctcaacggtaaggaacccgcctagtatccatgatgtgggttcggtccccggccacGCTctatgggttcaggatctggtgctgctgcaagctgccgtGTAGATCGCAGACCCGGCTGGGATTTGGAGGCGGTTGTgggtgggcctgcagctgcagctctcttttgacaccctagcctgggaacttccttatgggGGGGCGccctaaaataaacaaagtaGGCAtaagaaggagggggaaggagggtttCAGTAGCCCTGTGAGAATCACTCCCATGCTCCCCAAGAGACAGCTCCTTGAGGGGTCTAGGGTGGGTGTGTCCTCACATAGTAggtgtctgacacatagtaggtgcctgGTGAATATCAGAAAGTACATGAATGATAGAAATGAGGTACTGCGGGGCTAAGACAGCATTTTTCTCTCTGGTTCTGTCTTCTCTCTGGCTCTGGTGATTGGCTGTGAAGAATGGCTGCTATAAGaatcttctcccctccccttttttaaaaaatctttttagggccacaccagaggcatatggaggttcccaagctagggtcgaatcggagctgtagctgcctgcctacatgacagccacagcaacgccagatctgagccgtgtctgcaacctacaccacagctcatggcaatgccggatccttatcccagggatcgaaccttcgtcctcatggatgctagtcagattcacttctgctgagccacgacgggaacgcctcttttCCCACTTTTGAAGTTTAGGTCACCAAATAAAGGGACCGTTTTAGGGCCTGTCTTCATCCCATCCTCATAACCATGAAAAATCACTGTCCGTCCCCTTTGACCAGCATGCTAAGGGCCTCAGATATTTATAGTGGTTCATTTCCCACAAGAAGTCCCCTGGGAGAGGCAGAACATCTGGGGTGAAAGGGAAacatgctttgtttgttttttgcttttgttttttgcccaCACAGGAAGTTCTACAGGCAAGTTCTGCCAAATCTGAAGCAACAAGTAGTTTGTATCTTACACAGATTGTCCcggaaaatggaaaaagagagaaCGCCAACCAACAAGTTTTATGAGgctagtttcattttatttcctgaacCAGATAAGGATACCATAAACCAAGAAAAGCATACACTCATTTTGCTCATATAGGTCTGAAAAACCCTAGAGGAATGTTAAGCTGATTGAATCCACtggtatatataaaaatgtgtccATATGCTAAGTGAATGTCATTTGCAAAAAGACACATGCTacgtgattccatttataggaggAACCTAGAGTAGTCGAGTTCATAGACAAAGTTGTAGggtgagaggagggagggaaatacCAAGTTTTGTCCTGGAATACAAAGAAGTCCTGGAGACCGGCTGTACAATGCTGTGAACATAGCGGGCGCGATGGAACTACGCACTTCAAAATGttcaagataggagttcctgccgtggctcaggggtaaggaacccaaccccagtgggttaaggatccagcgttgccatgatctgtgtgGTAGGCCAgagactctgctcggatctggcattgctgtggcttcagcaCAGGCCTGCaactagagctccaattcaactcctagcctaggaacgtccgtatgccgtgggtgtggcccttaaaaaaaaaaaaaaaagtttgatagtaaattttatgttatatgtattttaccacaaaaatttcaattttttttttcaaaaaaaaaaaaaatccccaaatcaaGTAGGACTCATTCCAAGAAAGTAAGAAAGGTTTAACATTAGAAACCTCCAGTACTGTGATTCATCATTTCAGCGAACTAAAGGAGAAAactcatatgatcatctcaaaatatgcagaaaaagcatttgacaaagcttGTGTTGGTGACTATTCAAAACTCACAgttaggaaaaaagaggaagattcTCAGGTTGACAAAAGCCATCTGCAATTCAGTGTGATAGAAGAAGCATTCACATTCCCTTCAAGAGCAGGAACGAAATAAGGAGGGGTCTCTATGAATGGTGCTCTTTCGAAAAGTATTAGAAGTCCCGGCCAAAGCActaaaccaagaaaaagaaatgagtcacTGTATCTGCATAGAAAATCCAGCAGAATCTACAGACAATTTTAACAAAtcaggacttcccatgtggctcagaacATAATtactcggcgttgcttctaccatggctgtggctcgacccctagcctgggaacttccatgtgctgcaggtgcggccacttgttaaaaacacaaaaaacaaatcagaGTTCAGCAATATTAAAGGCGTATAAGCTAAGCTACCCCAAATCAATAACACTCTTAACACTATCCATAGCCCACCCCAAAATGCAGTAGAAAATAAGAGACACTTCAAAGagcaataaggagttcctgctgtggctcagagatttaagaacccaacgtagagATGAGGtgtgttcaatccccggcctgggaacttccatgtgctgtgggtgtggcccacacacacattttaaaaaagaacaataaaattcaaagtatttAGGAAATAGAAAACACAGCCCACaacttttggagaaaaaaaaaattttttttctttttagggccgcgcctgaggcctatggaagttcctaagctgggggtcaaatcccagctgcagctgccggcctaccccacagccacggcaacgctggatcttgaactcactcatcgaggccagggatcaaacccacatcctcatggacacttgttgggttcatttctgctggccacaacagaaacgccatagaaaaaaactttttaagaacATAAGAGATGCACTGAAGTGACAGACCTTGTTAATAACTAGAACAGTTTAACATTTAAAGCTGCAGTTTATCCTGAAATTAATCTGGAAGTTAAATGAAACCCCAGAGAAAATTaggaggatttttcttttctttttttttctttctttcttttttttttttttgctgtgcctgcagcatgtaaaatttcctgggctagggaccgaagctgagccacagctgtaacaatgatccttaactggctgcaccaccagggaactcctgggaagatttttgaagtatatttttgtaatatttctgtAGAATAAAGGTCCATGAGAAGCTAGGCTAGATCAAGTTTGAAAAAGATGACCAAAATAGCAGACTTGCCCTGCCATGGGAAACCACACCACAAAccacagtaaaacaaaacaaaacaaaacaaaaacagcacatGATACTGGCTGAGAATTAGTGAAGTAGACCAAAGGAACCAAAGGTAAAGCTTAAAACAGATATACATATTGACAACaatattggtttttgtttgtttgttttttgtttttgctttttagggccgcacttgtggcacatggaagttcccaggctaggggtccaattggagctacagctgcccgtctacaccacagccacagcaaggcgggatccgagccacgtctgcgacctccaccacagctcacggcaatgccagatccttaacccactgagcgaggccagggatggacccatgtcctcgtggataccagtcggattcgttttcccCTGAGCCCTGGCGGGAACTTCCAGTAACCCTCTTGATATGTGATAAAAGTGGCCCCACAGTTCAGAGGAAGCTGGTTCACTCTACGCTGAAATaaatctggatttctttttcGCACCACATTCAAAGGTAGACCCCATAGGCTTAAGGATCTTACGAATTGTGATAATACTTAACATTGATCAAGTGCTTAGATGGGCCAGGCACCATGTTATGCCTCTCACCATGCACTGACTTGCTTAATCCTAAATTAATGCCGTGAGGACAACTGTCATTACCTctatctgaaaaatgaggaacGAGGCACCAGGAAGTCATATAACttgctcacggcaaggccaggaCTTGAAATGAGTCATGCATGATCAAATcctgtttttatttgaaattggGACATTTCGGacttctctttgtggctcagcggtaacgaacccgactagtatccatgaggatacgggttcgacccctggtctcgctcagtggattaaaggatccagcgtggctgcgAGTTGCGGCATGGGTTccaaatgaggctcggatctggtgttgctgtggctgtggtgtaggccctcggctatggctctgatttgacccctaccttgggaacctccatatgccatgaagaccaaaagtaataatattaataataatgcattaaaatccttggccggggaacttccatatgccatggatttggggggaaaaaataaaggaaaagcattaaaatattattgattttggagttcccatcatggcgtagcagaaacgaatccgagtaggaaccatgaggtttcaggtttgatccctggcctcgctcagtgggttaaggatctgacattgccatgagctgtggtgtaggtcgcagatgcagctcagatcctgcgttgctgtggttgtggcgtaggccggcagctgcattgtgatttgacccctaacctgggaacctccatatgccgcaggcacggccctgaaaaagacaaaaaaaaaaaaaaaaaagacaaaataaaaatatcctctaaaaatatgtatatatattattaatttttcttcctgagTTTTTGGTGTCCCCTTTCATTTTTCCCCCAAGGGGGATGCCTCATTCCCCTCCCCTAGGCCTGACCTTCCAAGACCCCGAAGCTAGTGAGCAGGAAGCAGGCAGTTCTGCCCAGAGTCAGTGAACTGTCTCATCAACGACACTTCTATACAGTAAAACCATCAGGCTGACAGAGTAAGATGTTGGAGAATATTTTTGTAATCTCAGGATGAGGGAACACTTCAAACAAGGCTCAGAGAGCACAAACCTGATGGATTCGACTATGTAAAAATGagagtttttctttaattaaggtccccttgtttttttaacttttttgctttttaggaccatacctgcagcatatggaggttcccaggttagggggcgaatcagagctgcagctgcctgccacaccacagccacagcaatgcaggatccaagccacatctgtgacctacaccacggctcacggcaacaccagatccttgacccactgagcaaggcctcatggttcctagtcggattcatttcctctgcgccacgacaggaactcctcaggggttctcttgtggtgcagtgggttaaggatcctgcattgtcactgcagcggctgtggttgctgctgtggcgagggtttgatccctggccggggaacccccatatgccgtacGTGtggccaaaattaattaattaatcaatgaaGGGCACTTTAGACAAAGTAAGGAGACAAAGACAGGAAGGAGACACGTGCAACAAGAAAACCTAGCGAGAGGTTAAAACTTAAgcatgtacaggagttcccgctatggggCAGAGGGCTAAGAATCTAACTGTGATGGCTCGGGTGTTGTGGAGgagcaggttccattcctggcctggtcccgtgggttaaaggatctggcgttgttgcagctgtgggcAGGCTGCCGCTGTGGCTTCGATCccttgcccagaaacttccatatgcctcgggcgaGACCATTCAAAAAAACCACTTAGATGTATGTGTACAGATGTGTGAATCAGCAGGGACAAGGTAGAAACCCAACAGAAAGAAATGGACACAGGCTATGAATAGGCAGTTCGCAGAAAAGGGGCCGCCGTGGCTGACGAGTACATGAAGACCTGTTCATAGTCTCCTGTGGTCAGAGATCCCAGGTGGACAAGAGGCACAGCTCAAGAGTCATCAGGTTGGCAAGCCATTAACAAAGCAGGAACACCAGATGCTTAGAGAAAATCAGAACCCGTGTGGTAGGTGtacaaattggcacaaccactcgAGAGACCACTCATGGGAGCTTGTGATGTCAGGGGCCTGGAAGTCCTAATTCCAGAGGGATTTTTCCACAGTCCTAAGGGGACGGTAAAGATGCTCGCGGCAGCGACGAATGCAATGGGGGTGCTGAGGCCGAGCTGAGTGTGCGTCATGGGGCGGGCACTAAAAGTGAGACGCTCAACACGGAATGCCACGTGCAGCTAGGAGAAGCAGAAATGAGATGCATGTGGAAAATATTAGTGTTGAGTGTAAAAATGTAGAAATGCAAACAGAATGAGTTTTATGCACGGTGCCATGTTTGTAAACTGCAAGCACATCCACATGGGAGCTGGTGAGCGCCATGCAGAACAGAGGGCCAGGCAGCCTCCAAGGAAGCCGGCTGAGCACACAGATCTGGGGTCCGATGGAaaggagcagggagagggcagtggaggagaggagggaaagtgAATGGACATAACTCGAGGGATCTTGCGATGATGTTCGCAAACTGAGAGGCAGGACTGACCCAACTCTGTACGTGAGGCCATAAGATgaagtggggtgggtgggtggagaagGATGAGTGCCCCAGAGCTTGgtggacctgggttcaaatcccagttctaccACTTGCATGCATTTGGGAGTTGGGCAAAGCACACAGTCTTCCGCAAATATCCACTGAAGATCTACTAGTGCCAAATAACTGTTCTGAGTGTGGCAGATCCAGTAATAAGACAGTGTAAAATCagctaattttggagttcccgttgtggttcagtaggttaagaacccgactagtatccatgagaatatgggttatatccctggcctgcctcagtgggttagggacccagtattgctgcaacctatggtgtaggtcacagatgcagctggattcagcgttgctgtggccgtggtatagcctggcagctgcggctctgattccactcctagcctgggaacttccatatgccacaggtacagccctaaaaacaaaaataaaataaatttctggtaAGTGCTGTGTGATATGAAGTtgactttatttacttttttgtctttttagggttgtacccacagcatgtggaagttcccaagctaggggtcaaactggagctgtagctgccggccacagccacagccacagccacaccagtccCAGTCACAtatgcgagctacaccacagctcaccaggtccttaacccactaagtgaggccagggattgaacctgagtcctcatggctactagtccgtttaactgctgaaccacaaagggaactccgtgaaactgactttatttttgctttttagggccacacccagggtatatggaggttcccaggctaggggtcgaatctgagctgtaactgctagcctatgccacagtcacagccacaccagatccaacctgcgtctgcaacctacaccacagatcacggcaacactggatccttaaaccactgagcgatgccagggagcgaacttcaacctcatggttcctagtcggcttcctttcctctgtgccacaatgggacctccaagaGTTCAGATACTATTCTAACCACAGTGAAAAACCAAGGGATGGTTTTATGCAGAGGAGTGACTTGGCagcatgctttaaaaaataaaaaaaaaaagttttatttaagacTAACTAAGGATCCATTATGTCTAAAAGAGCACTTTAGCTGCTGCTGCGTGGAAACTATATTGGAGGAGAGTACAAGCTACATCTGTACGGCGGCGAGAATCATCCCCGGAGCAGGGCCATGGTGAGTAAGTGTGGGGGAACCGTTCCTAAGAGTCGCCTTGGCACTCGAGGAGCGAGCTGGGATGCGGAAGGCTGGAGCGTAGCAGCCCATCCAAGCCCCGCGTACAGGCCCAGGATTGCGTCCGAGCCGTATCCTCGGTCGCTCGCCTAGGCGGCCGCTGGGCGGCGCCGCGAGTCCAGCTCGAGTCCAGTCCGGACGAGAGGCAGCCCTGCGCACTAGTCAGCTCGGCGCTCGGCAGCTCTAGCCTGCCGAGGGCGGGGCCGTTATGGAAGGGCGGGGCCTCGGCCAGGGCGCCGGACCGTCGGGCAACCTAGACGACAGCACGGGGCGGGGTCTgcgcgcgggggcggggcctgggcgaCGCGGGGCCGGCGGGAGCAGATGGCGACGGCGCTGGGCGCCTGAGCGGGCTGGGGCCATGAGCGCCGCCCGGCCCCAGTTCTGCATCGATGACGCCTTCGAACTGTCCCTGGAGGACGCGGGCCCCGGCCCCGAGTCCGGCGGAGTCGCCCGCTTCGGGCCGCTGCACTTCGAGCGCCGGGCCCGGTTCGAGGTGGCCGAGGAGGACAAGCAGTCCCGCCTGCGCTACCAGGTGAAGGGCCCGGCCCACCTCACCCCACACCTGGGTCTGGGCGGACCCCAGGCCGGCCCCCGGAGAATCCCAACTCGGGAGGATCTGATTAGAGGCCTCAGCCGGAGTGGGAGATCGCCTCCCGGACGTGGCCACTGATCCAGATCCCTGCCCAAACTTTCGTAGCTATGATTTCAGTGCCCGGCCACCACTGGAGAGCCCAGAACTCAGATTCGGGAGCTGATACCCCACCCCGAGCTAGAGATCCCATCCTGGATGCCCCACCGATCCTGGGTACTGACGCTCCCTCCCCTTACCCTACAGGACTGGAAGCTCTTCTGTACCAGAACCAAACCTTGTCTATACTCAGGAGCAGTCCCCTGAGCCCCAGGCCAGATAATCTAGGGAGCCAGCACCCCCTCTTCTGTTCTGAAAGTCCCCGTGCCTTCCTCTCCTCCAGAGCCGAGGCCCCCACTCACATGATGAGTCCTGGCGGATGCCTTGCCTCCCGCTAAACTGGAAATGCCCGTTTTCCCAGAGACTCTCCACCAGCTCTAGAATGCTTTTCTTGGAAACCTGGACCAGATTGCTGTGCCACAAATCTGGAAACTTTTGGCTTGTCCTGCCCTGGCACCCCACATCCAGAGCAGCCATACTGCACCCCTGAAATACCATCCTGACATCTCCACCGTGACTCACAAGCTTGGGAGATCACTGGGCCCTGGGACCCATGCTGGGAGCCCTCCACCAGCCCCTGCGGGCTCCTCCCTGCCAAACCCCCAGCACCCACCTGCTACCAGGGTTTCAGTTTCTGTGAATCATCAAACCCGTTGTTCTTCTCTGGGGAGGGCAGGGCGGAGGGAGTAGCTGTCAAGCGGCCAGGCAAACAGCTGTGTGGGCTGGCTTCCTTCTTCACCAGAGGGGTGTGAGGAAAGGCCTGAACCTCGTAACCCCACTGGGCCCTGTGTTCTGAAATAGAACCTGGAGAACGATGAGGATGGAGCCCAAGCCTCTCCGGAGCCGGATGGGGGAGTCAGCACCAGGTCAGGGCCAGGTGGGGACCCACCCCGAACTCCTAGCCCAGGCCCCTGGCCCCCGCTCAGTCCTCTTCCTTACCTTACTCAGCTCTCATATCCTGTCCTACAAGAGGGGGGCCCTGTCCTGCACCCTACCCTAATGccagcctcaccccaccccaaccaGGCTCTTTATCCTGCAGAAACCCCCAGCCAGGTCTGGCCGCTAGTCAAGTGTCCCACGGGAATCCCTAGCTTGAAATTCCCCAGCCTTCTTCCACCCCCAGTCCTGCAGAAACCCCCAGCCCTTGAATTCCTCTTCACCCCTGATCCCTTAGGGGATCAGTGTCCCCTAATCTTGCAGGAACACCCAGCCCATGTCCCAAAGGGTCCCCTTGCCCCCTCACTGGGCCCACTCGTCCTGCAGAGATTCGGGCCGCACATCCATCCGCAGCTCGCAGTGGTCTTTTAGCACCATCAGCAGCAGCACTCAGCGCTCCTACAATGcctgctgcaggtgagaccctgCCCGGTACAGCAGCCGGGCgggggagggtggcaggagtggggggtgggagcaggggctCCTGTCACCTCTTTCACACCCATCCTGCTCTGCTGCCATCCAGCTGGACTCAACACCCTTTGATCCAGAAGAACCGCCGGGTAGTGCTGGCCTCCTTCTTACTCCTCCTGCTGGGGCTGGGTAAGTGGCCCCGAGGGCCCCCTGGGTACCCTGCCTCCCTCCATGAGGGTGCTTTTGTTCAGGTTCTGCATCCCCCTGGTACACCAAGCCTCCCAGAATCCTCAGGAGGCAGCTGGCTGCTGTGACCCcacccattttgcaggtgaggaagctgaggccttGGGCAGGGCAGGTCAGTCCCTGGTCGCACAGCCAGGAAATTACACATAATTGAAAATGGAACCTGCTTCAGTGCTCCAAACATTTccggtttttgttttgttttttgttgtggtttttttttttttttttttgcctgtttaatCCATCCGGGAATAGAGAGTAACAGCCACCATTTATTCTGTCTACTTTGAGCCAGGTTCAGGGCTTACAGGGGTCACCAGCAAGTGAGAGGTAAGGACCATGAGCCAGAACCTCCGTATAGAGGCAGGTGCTTAGGGATATGCCCGTCCCTCAGCCAAGGCCGCAGAGTGCCCTGCCAGCCTGATCCACAGGGCACCCCTCGCCACCCTCCTCTGGAGTCCAAGAGCTGACAGTGGGGTGGGACCTCTCTCCTACCCCCTTTACCCAAGTGGGGAAACGGAGGCCCCCAGCAGGCAGAAAACACAGCCAGATGTTTTCTGACTCCCATGCTCCACATTCTGTGGGGCCGAGGAGTCAGGGCCCCCAGAAAGGGCCTCGGGTAGGGATCAGAGGAGGACCCAACCATGGCAgctgccctcctcctccaggaatgtCAGAACCCTCAGCCAGAAAGCTGGGTAGCATCCTTGCCTCAGCCCTGGGTGTCTGCCTGCAGGGGAGGGAACTGCCACTTCCCTAACTGCACGCTGGACACAGGACTGGCCACCTGCCTCACCTCATTCTGTTCTCAGCCCCCGACAGGGCAGGCATCGTGACATCCCTGTTCAAAAATAAGGACACAGACTCAGCAGGTGAAAGGTCACAGCTGGCAAGGAGATGagctgggacttaaacccacatcAGTGACATTTCCAGGCCTTTCTGTAAAGGGTCTTggtagaaattagaaaaagatgccTCCTTTGAGTGGGCAGAGCCTACAGCCCTAAGCCAGGGTACAGGGAGCGAATTTCAACCCCAGTCATACCATGTTTTGAGCCGCTCTGTGCAGAGCACAAACGACACAACAGTGGCCTTTCAACCCTCTGTGCTGTACCGCACCTCACCCCCCCGCCACTGCAGAGCCCAGCCCCCCAGCTCCCCCCATCCCATGCTCTAACTGGGGACCCAGGACTCTCTGGGTCTGAAAAATTGATCCAGCcatgaccccccacccccagcttccccAATGGCCGCTGTCCTTGGCCAAAGCCCACATCCTTCCTCAGGCCTCCAGGCCCTGCCAAACTCCTCAAGCCTGGACTCTTGCCTCTCCAACCTCGCCAAAAGCTGGAAGTTCCTAGAAAGCCCCAAGTTCCCTCTAGACTCTGGGCCTTTGCCAGGCTGTTCCCTCCATCTGGAATACTCCCCTCCCTCTCCGCCTGCCCGATGCCCACAGCCAAGCCTCTGGAGTCAGAGCACCTCCACCTTCCAAATGCAGCCCTGGGCGAGATCCtccccctctgtgcctcagttcccgcTTCTGCGAAATGGGGATGATACCTTTCGTGTTCAGTCAAGGTGACAAATACGGTGCTGCCTGTAGCATACTTAGCCCAGAGCCTGGCAGCGCCTGGTAAATGGTCACTACATGGTAAttgctcctgctgctgccacccctG is part of the Sus scrofa isolate TJ Tabasco breed Duroc chromosome 2, Sscrofa11.1, whole genome shotgun sequence genome and encodes:
- the TMEM134 gene encoding transmembrane protein 134 isoform X7: MSAARPQFCIDDAFELSLEDAGPGPESGGVARFGPLHFERRARFEVAEEDKQSRLRYQNLENDEDGAQASPEPDGGVSTRDSGRTSIRSSQWSFSTISSSTQRSYNACCSWTQHPLIQKNRRVVLASFLLLLLGLVLILTGVGLEVAPSPGVSSAIFFVPGFLLLVPGVYHVIFIYCAVKGHRGFQFFYLPYFEK
- the TMEM134 gene encoding transmembrane protein 134 isoform X2, with product MSAARPQFCIDDAFELSLEDAGPGPESGGVARFGPLHFERRARFEVAEEDKQSRLRYQNLENDEDGAQASPEPDGGVSTRNTQPMSQRVPLPPHWAHSSCRDSGRTSIRSSQWSFSTISSSTQRSYNACCSWTQHPLIQKNRRVVLASFLLLLLGLVLILTGVGLEVAPSPGVSSAIFFVPGFLLLVPGALTNSPAWPQPGPGKTEKRTDPGGEGIQDCPSPHGTQDSPDAPRLAQGHSTIGAELPCKPGGGPASL
- the TMEM134 gene encoding transmembrane protein 134 isoform X5, producing the protein MSAARPQFCIDDAFELSLEDAGPGPESGGVARFGPLHFERRARFEVAEEDKQSRLRYQNLENDEDGAQASPEPDGGVSTRNTQPMSQRVPLPPHWAHSSCRDSGRTSIRSSQWSFSTISSSTQRSYNACCSWTQHPLIQKNRRVVLASFLLLLLGLGPPPCHQLLPPAPVLTLAAPSVCSADPDRRGTGGGPLARCLQRHLLRARLPVAGPGSPDQLTSLATARSWKD
- the TMEM134 gene encoding transmembrane protein 134 isoform X4, whose product is MSAARPQFCIDDAFELSLEDAGPGPESGGVARFGPLHFERRARFEVAEEDKQSRLRYQNLENDEDGAQASPEPDGGVSTRDSGRTSIRSSQWSFSTISSSTQRSYNACCSWTQHPLIQKNRRVVLASFLLLLLGLVLILTGVGLEVAPSPGVSSAIFFVPGFLLLVPGALTNSPAWPQPGPGKTEKRTDPGGEGIQDCPSPHGTQDSPDAPRLAQGHSTIGAELPCKPGGGPASL
- the TMEM134 gene encoding transmembrane protein 134 isoform X1, whose product is MSAARPQFCIDDAFELSLEDAGPGPESGGVARFGPLHFERRARFEVAEEDKQSRLRYQNLENDEDGAQASPEPDGGVSTRNTQPMSQRVPLPPHWAHSSCRDSGRTSIRSSQWSFSTISSSTQRSYNACCSWTQHPLIQKNRRVVLASFLLLLLGLGPPPCHQLLPPAPVLTLAAPSVCSADPDRRGTGGGPLARCLQRHLLRARLPVAGPGSLPRDLHLLRCQGPPGLPVLLPALLREVSCRRTARIQHRFRGAPCGLLAFP
- the TMEM134 gene encoding transmembrane protein 134 isoform X3 translates to MSAARPQFCIDDAFELSLEDAGPGPESGGVARFGPLHFERRARFEVAEEDKQSRLRYQNLENDEDGAQASPEPDGGVSTRDSGRTSIRSSQWSFSTISSSTQRSYNACCSWTQHPLIQKNRRVVLASFLLLLLGLGPPPCHQLLPPAPVLTLAAPSVCSADPDRRGTGGGPLARCLQRHLLRARLPVAGPGSLPRDLHLLRCQGPPGLPVLLPALLREVSCRRTARIQHRFRGAPCGLLAFP
- the TMEM134 gene encoding transmembrane protein 134 isoform X6, with protein sequence MSAARPQFCIDDAFELSLEDAGPGPESGGVARFGPLHFERRARFEVAEEDKQSRLRYQNLENDEDGAQASPEPDGGVSTRNTQPMSQRVPLPPHWAHSSCRDSGRTSIRSSQWSFSTISSSTQRSYNACCSWTQHPLIQKNRRVVLASFLLLLLGLVLILTGVGLEVAPSPGVSSAIFFVPGFLLLVPGVYHVIFIYCAVKGHRGFQFFYLPYFEK